Proteins from a genomic interval of Kribbella aluminosa:
- a CDS encoding three-helix bundle dimerization domain-containing protein, whose product MREQKAIENLTSRLTSTFADIHTPEDIETAIRAARETFAGDPVRDYVPILIERIVREELTPKPDPAEQSAPDERKAKWTRPAVTLEAGKHAAAATETAGDGAAGGGGRDGQGGFGAFRRRFPIALPAAVAGVLVLATVATVLVVRNGNDAQANPGLITVSGVIGSEKRAYFEDPDVKAALAKHGFAVQVDTAGSREIATSVDLGKYDFAFPSSSTAAERILQPTSGRPAVHGKTYPVFSSPMAIATYQPIVDLLSASGIARKINGTWYFDIRKYVDLAKANWRWTNIRGNTTYPVNKRILITTTDPRTSNSAAMFLSIVTYVANHNSVVQSAADERKVLPLVAPLFVNQGYTDNSSEGPFDDYLSLGMGKSPMVNIYEAQFVEAAVERKLKPGMVLMYPSPTVQSKHTLVSLNANGEKLGELLSTDTELQRLAARHGFRTADETQFADVVSQRNIPVAKDVIDVADTPTYDTLERLLDAVSKAYR is encoded by the coding sequence GTGCGTGAACAGAAGGCGATCGAGAACCTGACCAGCAGGCTCACCTCGACCTTCGCCGACATCCATACTCCCGAAGACATCGAGACCGCGATCCGCGCCGCCCGCGAGACCTTCGCCGGCGACCCGGTCCGCGACTATGTACCGATCCTGATCGAACGAATCGTTCGCGAGGAGCTGACCCCGAAGCCCGACCCGGCCGAGCAGTCCGCACCGGACGAACGCAAGGCCAAGTGGACCAGACCGGCCGTCACCCTGGAAGCTGGAAAGCACGCCGCGGCGGCCACCGAGACAGCCGGTGACGGCGCCGCGGGTGGTGGCGGTCGGGACGGTCAGGGAGGGTTCGGTGCCTTCCGCCGCCGCTTCCCGATCGCGCTGCCGGCTGCGGTTGCCGGGGTTCTGGTGCTGGCGACCGTGGCAACCGTGCTGGTGGTACGCAACGGCAACGACGCGCAGGCGAACCCCGGACTCATCACCGTCAGCGGGGTCATCGGCTCCGAGAAGCGCGCGTACTTCGAGGACCCCGACGTCAAGGCCGCGCTCGCCAAGCACGGGTTCGCGGTGCAGGTCGACACCGCCGGGTCGCGCGAGATCGCCACCTCGGTCGACCTCGGCAAGTACGACTTCGCGTTCCCGTCCAGCAGCACCGCCGCGGAGCGGATCCTGCAGCCCACCTCGGGCCGTCCCGCGGTGCACGGCAAGACCTACCCCGTGTTCTCCTCGCCGATGGCGATCGCGACGTACCAGCCGATCGTCGACCTGCTGTCGGCCAGCGGGATCGCCCGCAAGATCAACGGCACCTGGTACTTCGACATCCGCAAGTACGTCGACCTCGCGAAGGCGAACTGGCGCTGGACGAACATCCGCGGCAACACGACGTACCCGGTGAACAAGCGGATCCTGATCACCACCACCGACCCGCGGACCTCGAACTCGGCGGCGATGTTCCTGTCGATCGTCACGTATGTTGCCAACCACAACAGTGTGGTGCAGAGCGCGGCGGACGAGCGGAAGGTGCTCCCGCTGGTCGCGCCGCTGTTCGTTAACCAGGGCTACACCGACAACTCCAGCGAAGGCCCGTTCGACGACTACCTGTCGCTCGGCATGGGCAAGTCGCCGATGGTCAACATCTACGAGGCACAGTTCGTCGAGGCCGCGGTGGAGCGCAAGCTCAAGCCGGGCATGGTGCTGATGTACCCGTCGCCGACCGTGCAGTCCAAGCACACGCTGGTCTCGCTGAACGCGAACGGCGAGAAGCTCGGCGAACTGCTCTCGACCGACACCGAACTGCAGCGGCTCGCGGCCCGGCACGGTTTCCGGACCGCGGACGAGACCCAGTTCGCGGACGTGGTGAGCCAGCGCAACATCCCGGTCGCGAAGGACGTGATCGACGTCGCGGACACCCCGACGTACGACACGCTCGAACGACTCCTGGACGCGGTCTCGAAGGCCTACCGCTGA
- a CDS encoding aminoglycoside 6-adenylyltransferase, with translation MTVVGERVPEHLRGLAEQVVKSAEADERMLAVVAGGSIAAGTSDEYSDLDLVLVCTPESHEQVLAAATEFAERVGPVLTSFTGEHVGERRLLIVLYGPPLAHVDLKFVTPEQLQDRVEDGIVLWQRDDVVARGYAGSVPHWPEPDPQWIEDRFWGWVHYIEVKIARGELFEAIDGLAALRSAAIAPLALRGRTARPSGVRRLEALVPELVPELRATVATADADDCRRALRAAVAVYRTVREGVPMVRRTAAEEAVVGFLG, from the coding sequence GTGACTGTGGTCGGCGAGCGAGTGCCCGAACATCTTCGAGGGCTTGCGGAGCAGGTGGTGAAGTCCGCCGAAGCGGACGAACGGATGCTGGCGGTGGTCGCCGGCGGATCGATCGCCGCCGGAACGAGCGACGAGTACTCGGACCTGGATCTTGTGCTGGTGTGTACGCCGGAGAGCCACGAGCAGGTGCTAGCCGCGGCCACCGAGTTCGCAGAACGCGTCGGGCCGGTGCTGACCAGCTTCACCGGCGAGCACGTCGGAGAGCGGCGGCTGCTCATCGTCCTCTACGGCCCGCCGTTGGCGCACGTGGACCTGAAGTTCGTCACGCCCGAACAGCTCCAGGACCGGGTCGAGGACGGCATCGTGCTCTGGCAGCGCGACGATGTCGTCGCGCGCGGGTACGCCGGATCGGTGCCGCACTGGCCGGAACCGGATCCGCAGTGGATCGAGGACCGGTTCTGGGGCTGGGTGCACTACATCGAGGTGAAGATCGCCCGCGGTGAGCTGTTCGAGGCGATCGACGGGCTGGCCGCGCTGCGGTCGGCCGCGATCGCTCCGCTGGCGCTCCGCGGCCGGACCGCGAGGCCGTCCGGCGTCCGGCGGCTGGAGGCACTGGTGCCCGAGCTCGTCCCGGAGCTGCGCGCCACCGTCGCGACCGCGGACGCCGACGACTGCCGGCGCGCGTTGCGGGCGGCGGTCGCCGTCTACCGCACGGTCCGCGAGGGCGTGCCGATGGTACGGCGGACCGCCGCCGAGGAAGCCGTTGTCGGCTTCCTCGGCTGA
- a CDS encoding SMI1/KNR4 family protein — protein sequence MSRPVAESWHSIVAWLEQHLPPALEHLQPPASMGEISALRTAMDRRLPSDLIAWLLMNNGFGRRAAFGNLIPVLYTPMGIDRMLRDREMLCRIYSEWDRPAETQPAGSRSSEWLDGFLPIGDAGTDSHLLVDLRQGDLHGSVGTFDAEGGGFDGPKWFTISEMYADVADSLAHNQPALQAHAYRTHAATQSHIPTPRLDALHRRNLPPLDPRRTLSGSLRAARTRRPRRTRHHPSRWSSPRSGRTATQACQPEQPENRGRTRRPWRALERRKVAAPNSVYAIISNVLLSSRQHAAPGQPSSRPYEHACADRHHLRGLQRAPVLRQEIS from the coding sequence ATGAGCCGTCCGGTAGCCGAGTCGTGGCACTCGATCGTCGCCTGGCTGGAGCAGCACCTGCCACCTGCCCTCGAACACCTCCAGCCGCCGGCGTCGATGGGCGAGATCTCCGCGCTCCGGACCGCGATGGATCGCCGCCTGCCGAGCGACCTGATCGCCTGGTTGCTGATGAACAACGGATTCGGCCGGCGGGCGGCCTTCGGAAACCTCATCCCCGTCCTGTACACCCCGATGGGCATCGACCGGATGCTACGGGACCGCGAGATGCTGTGCAGGATCTACTCCGAGTGGGACCGTCCGGCCGAGACCCAGCCGGCCGGCAGCCGGTCCTCCGAATGGCTCGACGGATTCCTCCCGATCGGCGACGCAGGCACCGATTCCCATCTCCTCGTGGATCTGCGCCAAGGCGACCTGCACGGCTCCGTCGGCACGTTCGACGCCGAGGGCGGCGGCTTCGACGGCCCGAAGTGGTTCACCATAAGCGAGATGTACGCCGACGTCGCGGACTCGCTCGCCCACAATCAACCCGCACTACAAGCCCACGCCTACCGAACCCACGCCGCCACCCAGTCCCACATCCCCACCCCGCGCCTGGACGCCCTACATCGACGAAACCTACCTCCGCTGGACCCTCGTCGAACTCTGAGCGGGAGCCTGAGAGCGGCCAGAACCAGAAGACCGCGAAGAACAAGACACCACCCCAGCCGTTGGTCGAGCCCACGATCAGGCCGTACGGCAACTCAAGCATGCCAACCCGAGCAGCCCGAGAACCGGGGCCGAACACGACGCCCATGGCGAGCGCTCGAGCGGCGGAAGGTGGCGGCGCCCAACTCCGTCTACGCCATCATCAGCAACGTCCTTCTCAGCTCCCGTCAGCACGCCGCTCCCGGGCAGCCCTCATCCCGTCCTTACGAACACGCCTGCGCCGATCGACACCACCTTCGAGGTCTCCAAAGAGCTCCTGTCCTGAGACAGGAGATCTCCTAA
- a CDS encoding SMP-30/gluconolactonase/LRE family protein: MTGILEPLAGSAPAVWEKLDDRFAGIRGDSRLERLWTGGRWVEGPVYSAAGRYLLWSDIPNDRILRWDETSYQVSAFRHPAGNTNGHTRDTEGRLVSCEHGNRRVTRTEHHGGITVLAHEYDGKRLNSPNDVVVRRDGSIWFTDPAYGIDSDYEGYKGEIETGGCHVYRVSPDGVLTRVADDFDRPNGLAFSLDESLLYITDSEAATIRVFTVDGDKLTGGELFAECGNGVFDGIRLDTQGRIWASAADGVHIYHSDGTLLGKLLVPETVSNLAWGGPKRNRLFLTATTSVYSLFTTANGAPEAYGPHR; the protein is encoded by the coding sequence ATGACCGGAATTCTTGAGCCGTTGGCAGGTTCCGCCCCGGCGGTCTGGGAGAAACTCGACGACCGGTTCGCCGGGATCCGCGGCGACAGCCGGCTCGAGCGGCTGTGGACCGGCGGCCGCTGGGTCGAGGGCCCGGTGTACTCCGCCGCCGGCCGCTACCTGCTCTGGAGCGACATCCCGAACGACCGCATCCTGCGTTGGGACGAGACGTCGTACCAGGTCTCCGCCTTCCGGCACCCAGCCGGCAACACCAACGGCCACACCCGGGACACCGAGGGGCGCCTGGTGAGCTGCGAGCACGGGAATCGCCGGGTGACACGGACCGAGCACCACGGGGGCATCACCGTGCTCGCCCACGAGTACGACGGCAAGCGCCTGAACAGCCCGAACGACGTGGTGGTCAGGCGCGACGGATCCATCTGGTTCACGGACCCGGCGTACGGCATCGACTCCGACTACGAGGGCTACAAGGGCGAGATCGAGACCGGTGGTTGCCACGTCTACCGGGTCTCGCCGGACGGCGTCCTGACCCGCGTCGCCGACGACTTCGACCGGCCGAACGGGCTGGCCTTCTCGCTTGACGAGTCCTTGCTCTACATCACCGATTCCGAGGCGGCGACGATCCGCGTCTTCACCGTCGACGGCGACAAGCTCACCGGCGGCGAGCTGTTCGCCGAGTGCGGCAACGGCGTCTTCGACGGCATCCGCCTCGACACCCAGGGCCGGATCTGGGCCTCGGCCGCCGACGGTGTCCACATCTACCACTCCGACGGCACCCTGCTCGGCAAACTCCTGGTCCCCGAAACCGTCAGCAACCTCGCCTGGGGCGGCCCCAAACGCAACCGCCTGTTCCTCACCGCGACAACCTCCGTCTACTCCCTCTTCACCACCGCCAACGGCGCCCCCGAGGCCTACGGCCCGCACCGCTGA
- a CDS encoding TetR/AcrR family transcriptional regulator gives MPRDVLTVDQILAAAIALLDEEGLDGLNMRALGQRLGSAPTAIYWHIKTKDELVQRAGDAIWAEITLPDLDATDWRTAATGLATGLRAMLLRHPWYGQAFGSHLMSGRGKFRYDDHTLDLYERAGFASADADRAAATVLVYVLGSSLGAAAEVSLNRRLSRGGQDAERTIKEFVGEAASVAAEFPRLRVRLETTAATEYAAAPDDAFEFGLRAILDGFGTRLQL, from the coding sequence ATGCCCCGAGACGTCCTCACGGTCGACCAGATCCTCGCCGCGGCCATCGCGCTGCTCGACGAGGAGGGCCTCGACGGCCTGAACATGCGCGCCCTCGGCCAGCGGCTCGGATCGGCGCCGACCGCGATCTACTGGCACATCAAGACCAAGGACGAGCTCGTCCAGCGGGCCGGCGACGCGATCTGGGCGGAGATCACGCTCCCCGATCTGGACGCCACGGACTGGCGTACGGCGGCTACGGGACTGGCGACCGGTCTCCGCGCGATGCTGCTGCGGCACCCCTGGTACGGGCAGGCGTTCGGCAGCCACCTGATGTCCGGCCGCGGCAAGTTCCGGTACGACGACCACACGCTGGACCTCTACGAACGCGCCGGCTTCGCCTCGGCGGACGCGGATCGCGCAGCCGCCACGGTGCTCGTCTACGTCCTCGGAAGCTCGCTCGGTGCCGCCGCGGAGGTGTCGCTGAACCGGCGGCTGAGCCGTGGCGGGCAGGACGCCGAGCGCACGATCAAGGAGTTCGTCGGCGAGGCGGCATCCGTGGCGGCGGAGTTCCCGCGGCTACGGGTGCGCCTGGAGACGACGGCCGCGACGGAGTACGCCGCGGCGCCCGACGACGCGTTCGAGTTCGGGCTGCGGGCGATCCTCGACGGCTTCGGGACCCGGCTTCAGCTGTGA
- a CDS encoding serine hydrolase domain-containing protein translates to MLTEFVAKSAEQFGIPGVAVGVLMDGEETVVTHGVTSLANPQPVDRDTLFHIASVSKTFTATALLRLVEQGKVQLDAPVRRYVPELRLLDEDVAERITVLNLLNHTGGLEWNVIDTEDGDVSLAAFVRKLATLPIIAVPGSRASYSQAGYNLAGRIIENVTGQPYEKAIASLLLEPLELRNTLFDVDEVMIRKFVVGHNRGDDGTLRPAVPWKANRAGERGNNPGGGVVTTVGDLLRWARFHLGTGDGLLPADVLHGMRDRTVELRASSFGDGIGICWFTRTIDGVRTIGHGGSGNGQFAELLVVPDRNFAIVSLTNGGPDGYTFNQTVVRWALEHFLGLTEHDPEPLPYDATRAQEAAGRYEIDAMNLDIATDGTHITLAVGIKPELRAASDAEMPPDYPAAEIGLLPNDEYIVTEGGLTGQLGYFTRASDGTITGLDLAGRLFPRTS, encoded by the coding sequence ATGCTGACCGAGTTCGTCGCGAAGAGCGCGGAGCAGTTCGGGATCCCGGGAGTGGCCGTCGGAGTGCTGATGGACGGCGAGGAGACGGTGGTGACGCACGGCGTGACCAGCCTGGCCAACCCGCAGCCGGTCGACCGGGACACGCTGTTCCACATCGCGTCGGTCTCCAAGACCTTCACCGCGACCGCGCTGCTGCGGCTGGTCGAGCAGGGCAAGGTCCAGCTCGACGCTCCGGTACGGCGCTACGTTCCCGAGCTGCGGCTGCTCGACGAGGACGTCGCCGAGCGGATCACCGTGCTCAACCTGCTCAACCACACCGGCGGCCTGGAGTGGAACGTCATCGACACCGAGGACGGGGACGTGTCGCTGGCCGCGTTCGTGCGGAAGCTGGCGACGCTGCCGATCATCGCGGTCCCCGGCAGCAGGGCGTCGTACAGCCAGGCCGGGTACAACCTGGCCGGGCGGATCATCGAGAACGTCACCGGGCAGCCGTACGAGAAGGCGATCGCCTCGTTGCTGCTGGAACCGCTCGAGTTGCGCAACACCTTGTTCGACGTGGACGAGGTGATGATCCGGAAGTTCGTCGTCGGCCACAACCGCGGGGACGACGGCACGCTGCGGCCCGCCGTACCGTGGAAGGCGAACCGGGCCGGCGAGCGCGGCAACAACCCCGGTGGCGGCGTGGTCACCACCGTTGGCGATTTGTTGCGCTGGGCAAGGTTTCACCTCGGTACCGGTGACGGGCTGCTGCCGGCCGACGTACTGCACGGGATGCGCGACCGGACCGTCGAGCTGCGGGCGAGCTCGTTCGGCGACGGGATCGGGATCTGCTGGTTCACGCGGACCATCGACGGCGTCCGGACGATCGGGCACGGCGGCTCCGGCAACGGGCAGTTCGCCGAGCTGCTCGTCGTACCGGACCGGAACTTCGCGATCGTGTCCCTGACGAACGGCGGACCCGACGGCTACACCTTCAACCAGACCGTGGTCCGGTGGGCGCTCGAACACTTCCTCGGCCTGACCGAGCACGACCCCGAACCCCTGCCGTACGACGCCACCCGCGCACAGGAGGCCGCCGGCCGCTACGAGATCGACGCGATGAACCTGGACATCGCCACCGACGGCACCCACATCACCCTCGCCGTCGGCATCAAACCCGAACTCCGCGCCGCCTCCGACGCCGAGATGCCCCCGGACTACCCCGCCGCCGAGATCGGCCTGCTCCCCAACGACGAATACATCGTCACCGAAGGCGGCCTGACCGGCCAGCTCGGCTACTTCACCCGCGCCTCCGACGGCACCATCACCGGCCTCGATCTCGCCGGCCGCCTCTTCCCCCGTACGAGTTGA
- a CDS encoding acetyl/propionyl/methylcrotonyl-CoA carboxylase subunit alpha gives MSDSKQITKVLVANRGEIAVRVVRAAADAGLGSVAVYADQDRDALFVRLADEAYALDGSTPADSYLNIAKILDVAARSGADAVHPGYGFLAENADFAQAVLDAGLIWIGPPPSAIDSLGDKVKARHIAERVGAPQVPGTPDPVADASEVIAFAEEYGLPIAIKAAYGGGGRGMKVARTLDEVPELFESATREAVSAFGRGECFVERYLDKPRHVETQCLADAHGNVVVVSTRDCSLQRRYQKLVEEAPAPFLSAEQLEILYSSSKKILREAGYVGAGTCEFLVGQDGLISFLEVNTRLQVEHPVSEEVTGLDLVREMFRIAQGEELGYDDPAVSGHSIEFRINAEDGGRGFLPAPGTLLRWHAPSGPGVRLDGGYDQGETVPGAFDSLVAKLIVTGRDRTQALERSRRALREFVVEGMPTVIPFHSSVVSDPAFVGTEGFKVHTRWIETEYDNQLTPYDGPTAETPDEAEREKVTVEVGGKRLEVVLPAGLGGVAPAAGAAGKKKPARRAGGTKSSAASGDSLTSPMQGTIVKIAVEEGATVAEGDLIVVLEAMKMEQPLNAHKAGTVTGLSAEVGATVAAGATICEIKG, from the coding sequence GTGTCCGACAGCAAGCAGATCACCAAGGTGCTGGTCGCGAACCGGGGCGAGATCGCCGTCCGGGTCGTCCGGGCCGCCGCCGACGCGGGGCTCGGCAGCGTCGCCGTGTACGCCGACCAGGACCGGGACGCGCTCTTCGTCCGGCTCGCCGACGAGGCGTACGCGCTGGACGGGTCGACGCCGGCCGACTCCTACCTGAACATCGCCAAGATCCTGGACGTGGCGGCCCGCTCCGGGGCGGACGCCGTGCACCCGGGCTACGGCTTCCTGGCCGAGAACGCCGACTTCGCGCAGGCGGTCCTGGACGCCGGGCTGATCTGGATCGGCCCGCCGCCGTCGGCGATCGACTCGCTCGGCGACAAGGTCAAGGCACGGCACATCGCGGAGCGGGTCGGCGCGCCGCAGGTTCCCGGTACGCCGGACCCGGTCGCGGATGCCTCCGAGGTGATCGCGTTCGCCGAGGAGTACGGGCTGCCGATCGCGATCAAGGCGGCGTACGGCGGTGGCGGCCGCGGGATGAAGGTCGCCCGGACGCTGGACGAGGTACCGGAGCTGTTCGAGTCGGCGACCCGGGAGGCTGTCTCCGCTTTCGGCCGCGGCGAGTGCTTCGTGGAGCGGTACCTGGACAAGCCGCGGCACGTCGAGACGCAGTGCCTGGCCGATGCCCACGGCAACGTTGTGGTGGTGTCGACGCGGGACTGCTCGCTGCAGCGCCGGTACCAGAAGCTGGTCGAGGAGGCGCCGGCGCCGTTCCTGTCCGCTGAGCAGCTGGAGATCCTGTACTCGTCGTCCAAGAAGATCCTCCGCGAGGCCGGGTACGTCGGCGCCGGGACGTGCGAGTTCCTGGTCGGGCAGGACGGGCTGATCTCGTTCCTCGAGGTGAACACCCGGCTGCAGGTCGAGCACCCGGTGTCCGAGGAGGTCACCGGGCTGGACCTGGTGCGGGAGATGTTCCGGATCGCTCAGGGCGAGGAGCTCGGGTACGACGACCCGGCGGTGTCCGGGCACTCGATCGAGTTCCGGATCAACGCCGAGGACGGCGGCCGCGGGTTCCTGCCCGCCCCGGGGACCTTGCTGCGCTGGCACGCGCCTTCGGGTCCCGGCGTACGGCTGGACGGCGGGTACGACCAGGGCGAGACCGTGCCGGGTGCGTTCGATTCGCTGGTCGCCAAGCTGATCGTCACCGGGCGGGACCGGACGCAGGCGCTGGAGCGGTCGCGGCGGGCGCTGCGCGAGTTCGTCGTCGAGGGCATGCCGACGGTGATCCCGTTCCATTCTTCGGTGGTTTCGGACCCGGCGTTCGTCGGGACCGAAGGGTTCAAGGTGCACACCCGGTGGATCGAGACCGAGTACGACAACCAGCTCACGCCGTACGACGGGCCGACGGCCGAAACGCCTGACGAGGCCGAGCGGGAGAAGGTGACGGTCGAGGTCGGCGGTAAGCGGCTCGAGGTCGTGCTGCCGGCCGGCCTGGGCGGGGTCGCGCCGGCCGCCGGGGCTGCCGGCAAGAAGAAGCCGGCCCGGCGCGCGGGCGGTACCAAGAGCTCCGCGGCGTCCGGTGACTCGCTGACGTCGCCGATGCAGGGCACCATCGTCAAGATCGCGGTCGAGGAGGGCGCGACCGTCGCCGAGGGCGACCTGATCGTGGTCCTCGAGGCGATGAAGATGGAGCAGCCGCTGAACGCCCACAAGGCCGGTACCGTGACCGGCCTGAGCGCCGAGGTCGGCGCCACCGTCGCGGCCGGTGCCACCATCTGCGAGATCAAGGGCTGA
- a CDS encoding HNH endonuclease signature motif containing protein — translation MPRYLSEEDLYDDLPPMSRVDRLDWEEWAGVDQDEAERAMLRLKAPAWVFLPPGAELAAALEQLRPQCESPIALIEAMKAAARMEAWAASIRTGAQACFVRQRKTQATEIPRPTQLDPSGRPIDPERSWAAEIAAALHLSTTTAARHIDTALHLTSTLTATHTALRCGALTFSKALAISEATRTLPPTAAQAVETHVLKRAPGQTHQNLNASLRRQVAKHTTREHTDRHHAATTDRTCKIVPLADGMAGLWIVHTADKIQQMWIVIQAMADLAKRSTPARPSDTRTTPPDNNPTPTNPSTPADAPADDADHTAAPEPEPDQAPRSHADGTSGTLTRRHRNTSTDRSSTPAENTAPSSPPSPTDTHTTSPSTAEGRTDSPTSAEARTGSPTPAEARTDSPTTEGYAGLPTTEQPAAEVLAHEATTHDLHTAAPTDPQTPATADAIDPAGPGPDGPAHPARAGSDKPAHPAGPGPDNPAHPAGPEAGPPGTARPAAGTGPDGRIAPQRRADVVADLFEQILHNGLDWLGRRLPDQHRRRPHIEVLIPITTLLGMDDDTCELAGYGPIPADMARRIATNGTWRRLLTDPTNGAVLEASTTRHDPGTLVTETLLARHPVCAWPGCNRTSRECDRDHITPYARTGETSLAGLAPFCEYHHVIKDTKTWGWTTTHHPDGSLTLTAPTGHRYTTIPPARGPITQQPSSPDPPHDLPPF, via the coding sequence GTGCCGCGGTACCTGTCCGAGGAGGACCTGTACGACGACCTGCCGCCGATGTCGCGGGTCGACCGGCTGGACTGGGAGGAGTGGGCCGGAGTCGACCAGGACGAGGCCGAACGCGCGATGCTGCGGTTGAAGGCACCGGCCTGGGTGTTCCTGCCACCCGGCGCCGAACTGGCCGCCGCCCTGGAACAGCTACGCCCGCAATGCGAGTCCCCGATCGCGCTGATCGAGGCAATGAAAGCCGCAGCCCGGATGGAAGCCTGGGCCGCCTCGATCAGGACCGGCGCGCAGGCCTGCTTCGTCCGGCAACGCAAAACCCAGGCCACCGAGATCCCCCGCCCAACCCAGCTCGACCCCTCCGGCCGCCCCATCGACCCCGAACGCTCCTGGGCCGCCGAGATCGCCGCCGCCCTGCACCTGTCCACCACCACCGCCGCCAGACACATCGACACCGCCCTGCACCTCACCAGCACCCTCACCGCCACCCACACCGCCCTGCGCTGCGGCGCACTCACGTTCTCCAAAGCCCTCGCCATCTCCGAAGCCACCCGCACCCTGCCACCCACCGCAGCCCAAGCCGTCGAAACCCACGTCCTGAAACGCGCCCCCGGCCAAACCCACCAGAACCTGAACGCCTCCCTGCGCCGCCAGGTCGCCAAACACACCACCCGCGAACACACCGACCGGCACCACGCCGCCACCACCGACCGCACCTGCAAGATCGTCCCCCTCGCCGACGGCATGGCCGGGCTGTGGATCGTGCACACCGCCGACAAAATCCAGCAAATGTGGATCGTCATCCAAGCCATGGCCGACCTCGCCAAACGCAGCACCCCCGCGCGGCCCTCTGATACCCGCACCACCCCACCCGACAACAACCCCACACCCACGAACCCCAGCACGCCCGCCGACGCGCCCGCCGACGACGCCGATCACACTGCCGCCCCAGAGCCTGAACCCGACCAGGCGCCACGCAGCCATGCAGACGGCACATCCGGCACACTCACCCGCCGCCACCGAAACACCAGCACCGACCGCTCCAGCACCCCCGCCGAAAACACTGCCCCATCCAGTCCACCCAGCCCAACCGACACCCACACCACCTCACCCAGTACAGCCGAGGGACGCACCGACTCGCCCACTTCAGCCGAGGCGCGCACCGGCTCGCCCACTCCAGCCGAGGCGCGCACCGACTCGCCCACCACCGAGGGGTACGCCGGCCTGCCCACCACCGAGCAGCCGGCGGCCGAAGTACTCGCACACGAGGCCACCACTCACGACCTCCACACCGCGGCGCCGACCGACCCGCAAACCCCCGCCACCGCCGACGCCATCGACCCAGCCGGGCCGGGACCTGACGGCCCCGCGCACCCTGCCCGGGCGGGATCAGACAAACCCGCTCACCCAGCCGGGCCGGGACCAGACAACCCCGCTCACCCAGCCGGACCAGAAGCAGGACCACCCGGCACCGCTCGCCCTGCTGCCGGGACAGGGCCCGACGGGCGGATCGCGCCACAGCGGCGCGCCGACGTGGTCGCCGACCTGTTCGAGCAGATCCTGCACAACGGGCTCGACTGGCTCGGCCGACGACTCCCCGATCAGCATCGGCGACGGCCCCACATCGAAGTCCTCATCCCGATCACCACACTGCTCGGCATGGACGACGACACCTGCGAACTCGCAGGCTACGGCCCCATCCCAGCCGACATGGCCCGCCGCATCGCCACCAACGGCACCTGGCGCCGACTCCTCACCGACCCCACCAACGGCGCCGTACTCGAAGCCTCCACCACCCGCCACGACCCCGGCACACTGGTCACCGAAACCCTGCTGGCCAGACACCCCGTCTGCGCCTGGCCCGGCTGCAACCGCACCTCCCGCGAATGCGACCGCGACCACATCACCCCATACGCCCGCACCGGAGAAACCAGCCTCGCCGGACTCGCACCCTTCTGCGAATACCACCACGTCATCAAAGACACCAAAACCTGGGGCTGGACCACCACCCACCACCCCGACGGCTCCCTCACCCTGACCGCACCCACCGGCCACAGATACACCACCATCCCACCAGCCCGCGGACCCATCACCCAGCAACCATCCTCACCAGACCCACCGCACGACCTACCCCCCTTCTAG